The window AGTCACAGATATAAGCAAAAATGATTAAATGTAGAGTTAAAACAAGACGTTAATAGTGATAATGAAAGACTTTGACGCGATATCAAAAAGCGAGGTGTTCAGAAATAAAGGGAAATGACGATATAGAATTTGGGAGAGGTTATGAGTCTATCGAAGACAACATTTAGCGTCAAATAAAATAATTGCACCCCATCACGACCAAGGTGCAATCTCATGGTTACACTATAAGCTGGCTAATTTTAATGTCTCACCTAATATCTTTAACCCATTACGGCGTCTCGGAATCAATGGTAATGCATAGTTAATTCGTAAATGATGAGTAAAACATCCTGCCGATGAAAAATGTTCTCCTGTAAGCACGATCACTTTATTTCGGTTTAGGACATCCATTAATTTACGGTTATCGACAGGTGGATGCTCAATCCATAAAGAAAATCCACCTTGTGGCCGAGAAATCCGCGTCATCGGTGGAAAATAGCTTTCCACTAACTCACGATACTGGCTTTGTAACGCCTCGTAATGTTGTCGCATAGAGCGTAAATGCGGAAAATAGTGCCCTTCACGCAAAAAATTAGCGACCACTTGTTGCATAAATATTTCCCCCGAGCAATGAGATAAATATTTTAAATGCATGACTTTTTCTTTGTATTTACCCGGTATAACCCACCCCGTACGGACCCCTGGGGCAATGGTTTTAGAAAACGAGCTACAAAGGATCACCCGACCTTCACTATCGAATGATTGTATTGTCGCTGGGCGTGGATATTCGTAAGCTAATCCAGCAAGCACATCATTTTCAATGATTGTCACACCATACTGATTTGCCAACGCCAATAATTGTTGCTTATGTGTGTCAGGCATAGAACAGCCCATAGGATTATTGCAGGTGGGTGTGACGACAATAGCTTTCACAGGCCAATGATGAAAAGCCTCTTGTACCCTTTTCAGTTTAATCCCTGTTTGCGGGTCTGTTGGGATCTCAATAATTTTCCTGCCCAACCCATACAGAGTTTGTAATAACCCTGGAAAGGCGGGTGACTCAATCGCAATAACGTCATTACCTTGTGTACAAGCTTGAATAGATAATGATATTGATTGATGACCGCTAGTCGTCGTCACGATGTCATCTGGAGTGAATGACGGTTTATGAGTAGAAATACTGTGAATTTGCTCGCGTAAAGCGAGTAATCCTTGTAAACAATCATACTCTAATACTAAGCTATTTTTACGACGGCTGATCATGTTGATTTCTTGCCACAACGGTTCCAACGTTTTGCTTTCAATATTAGGCACCGCGCAAGATAGCGAAGTAACGTTATCACGTTGTTCTACACGCAAAAAATCAATAGTTGGGTTCCATTGAGCAATCTGAACTGGCTTTTGTATATAATTGACAGCCTTAGGCAATAGAGCTTCGTTTTTATTTGGGATGACAAAGTAACCTGATTTAGGGACCGCGTAAATCAACTGCATCTTTTCAAGTTCACGGTACGCAAGCTGAGCCGTGGTTAAACTCACCGCATGTTCACGCCCAATTTCCCTTACTGAAGGCAGTTTTTCACCACTCAAAAAATCCCCCCGATAAATTTTTTCTTGTAGTGTCTGCGCGATTTGCTTGTACAGTAACATCTTCCAGCCCTTTCACCGTTTCTCTATTGCGGTAATGTAATACAGATTTGTTCTTTTTTGATCTGTATTATGCAAAAAATAATATCTGTCACTTTTTTGACATTATTTCCTATGCCAATCTAAAAATAGACATACAGCATAGGAACGCAATATGGAATACGAACATAATAGAAATGGCAAACATTATCCTTCATTTATCTTAGTCACTGCGATTATCTGGATAGCCAAAAAATTATTTTATTTAATAAAGAAAATTTATCATAATTTTAAGAATCGCAAAAAATATGAAAAATATAAAGGTCAGAAAATATAAACTAAATAGATAAATAGTATTAGCATATAAAATATAAACCAACTTATTGATATAGTTTATTTTTAAACTAATCTGCATGCATGCTTATAATATTGACCATACAAAAATAGAAATTTAATTTAGTCTATAGATTAACGGGAGCTTAATAAAATTATTGGGCCTTCTTGTTGTATCACCCCCTGCTCCTTGAGTTTAAATAAAACTTTATCTAAATGACGGCGTGATGTACCTAAAATTGCAGCTAACGTTTCTCTTGGTAAACGAATTTGATGACTGGATAGTTGGGTTAAAATATACAGGAGATTCTTTTCAATAGAGTCAACGGCTGTCATTAACCGTTGTTCTCCATTAATTAATGACCGTTTTGCTAATTGACGGTTTAAAAGAATGGATAAACGATGGTCTTGAGATAGCCAAACTAAAAAGCTGTCAGAGGGAATGCGGATAACTCGCGCATCTGTTAATGCAATAACATCATAGCGATAGCCTGTTTGTTGACAAAGAGCTTCCATCTCACCAAGAAACTCCCCCTTATAACAGAAGGTAAGTGCAAGCTCTTTACCATTATCAGCAAGTTTATTCACGACAAACTCGCCTTCAATAATAATGTAAGTGTATTTATTATCGGTGCCTTGATGGATTAACTTGTAACCTTCTTGCAGATGAATTGTACAAAACGTATTTTTGACGGAAGGTGGCGCATGACGAAATAACCAATCAACATCGGGCAGGAGTTCTTGTTCACTAAACTTGAGCCACAATTCGCGAAAAGGCGTTTCATCCATCATATATGCCACCTACCATTATTAACCTAAAATTAATCCAGCAATTGCGCCATTCATCAGGTTAGCTAATATTGCCGCACCGAAGGCTTTAAATGCGATACTGGTTAATTCGCCCCGACGTTCTGGACACATAGCACCAATTCCTCCTATCGCAATACCGATAGTGCCTATATTCGTAAAGCCACACAAAGCAAATGAAAGAATGACTTGTGTTTTCACGCTTAAGGCTTCTCCGGTAGCTGGGAGAATTGAACCATCTAAATAAGGCTGTAGATTAGCATATGCAATAAATTCATTGAATAGTACTTTTTGCCCTAGCAGCTGTCCTGCAAACTGTGCTTCAGTCCAATCGACACCTAATAACCAAGCCACTGGTGAAAATAACCAACCAATCAGCTGAGTCAGCGAAATCTCATGGCCTGTAAAGCTCGTCGCCCACATCATTATGCCATCAAACATCGCGATAATTGCCAGTAACGCTAATAGCATACCTGCAATGTTTAACGCCATACTGACCCCAACACTAGCACCTTGAGTCACCGCATCAATACTATTGCGGTATTCTGACTTTTCCTCTTTCATCGAGTTAGCGCTCGTATGCTTATCACTGTTTTCCTTAGTTTCAGGATAAAACAGCTTCGCAAACAATAAACCAGCAGGTGCAGACATGAAAGATGCCGCTAATAAATATTCAATTTTTACACCATATTGCGCGTAACCTAATAGTACTGTGCCAGCAATTGATGCTATTCCTCCGACCAAAATGGTAAAAAACTCTGAGGAAGATAAATATTTCAAATAAGGACGGATCACCAGTGGCGCTTCTGTAACACCAAGAAAAATGTTTGCAGCGGATGACATCGATTCTGCACGTGATGTGCCTAATAAACGATGCAAAGCACCACCAATCAAAATGATCAGTTTTTGCATAATGCCAACATGGAACAACAGTGCAGATAACGCAGATAAGAATACCAATACAGGTAATACTTTAAACACAAAGATAAACCCATCAGCGCCAAGCAAATCAAACATCTTGTCTGTTGCCAAGCCACCTAATAAAAACTGAGTCCCTATTTGTGTGTAGTCTAACAATGCAGTGACTTTATCAGCCATCCACATCATGACCTGTTTTCCAATAGGAAGATATAACATGCAAAATGCAAACGTAAATTGCATTAATAGTGCGATAGAAACGAGCCGTAGGCTAATCCTACGGCGGTTATTAGAACAAAGGTATGCAACCAACAGTATGACAGCAATACCTAAAAGGCTATTCAGTATCGACATTAGCGTTCTCCGACTATTTTTATTTCAGTTCGAAGGCGTTCAAATACTGATATTGTCTGTCACTAAGAGCATCAAAAGTGACACCCATATCTTGTAATTTTAAGCGAGCCACTTCACTGTCGATTTCATCAGAAACAGCATACACTTTCTTATCAAGATCATGCTTAAGCAAATACTCTGCACCTAATGCTTGTAAAGCAAAACTCATGTCCATAATTTCAGCCGGATGACCATCTGCACAGGCGATATTGACTAATGCACCTCGACCTAACAGATAAACAGTACGACCATTTTTTAAGCAATACGCATCAATATTTTGACGAGCCTCATACGTCGAAACACTTAATGCTTGTAAGCCTTTCAAGTCTATTTCATCTTCAAAATGGCCTGTGTTACTGATAATCGCCCCTTCTTTCATTAAACTAAAATGCGCCTCAGTTAATACATCACAGCAACCCGTAGCGGTCACAAAAATATCGCCTAATGGAGATGCTGCTTCCATGGTCATCACTTCAAAACCATCCATCTTCGCTTCAAGTGCTTTGATCGGATCAATTTCAGTAATAATGACTTCCGCACCTAATCCTTTTGCACGCATAGCACAGCCTTTGCCACACCAGCCATAGCCTGCAACAACAACTTTTTTACCCGCAATCACTAGGTTAGTTGTTCGCATAATGCCATCAAATGTGGATTGGCCAGTACCATAACGGTTATCAAATAAATGTTTGGATTGCGCACCATTAATAGAGATGACAGGGAAATTCAGTTCATGACTTTTCTCACGCGCTATCGCCCTTAATACACCCGTCGTTGTTTCTTCACATGCGCCAATGACATGATTCGCATATTCTGGATACACACTGTGTAACTCATGAACCAAATCACCGCCATCATCAATAACAATATGAGGTTCACAGGCTAAGGTTTCTTTTACAAATTGTTGATATTCTTCACCACTCGCCCCATGAATAGCGAATGTATTAATACCATTTTTGACAAGTGCAGCCACAATATCGTCTTTCGTTGACATTGGATTGCTGCCAGTCACAGACACTTTGGCACCACCAGCCGCAAACACTTGCGCGAGATAAGCCGTTTTCGCCTCTAAATGAATCGACAAGGCAATGCGTTTGCCTGCAAAAGGTTTTTCTTCACTAAAACGCGCTTCTAAAGCGCGCAAAAGTGGCATATGCGCACGAACCCAAGCAATTTTTTGTTCGCCTGAAGGAGCCAGAGATAAATCTTTATAAATGCTTGTAACCATCTTAAATTCCTTTCACTATGTTGCTTCAAATGAAGAAAACATACAAAACGAACGATCGTTACAATAGGTCATTTGCCCATATCAGATTGAAAAAGTGTTAACAGGATATAATTATGGCAAACAATTTTTCTGAGTGATTATTTATTAAACTCATTACTTCTTTATTGCTTCCTTGTTTAGCAAGCTACGCTTACGTTCTATCCCCCAACGGTAGCCTGACAGCGATCCATCTGTTCGTACAACACGATGGCAAGGTATCGCAACCGCAAGCATGTTTGCCGCACACGCGCCAGCAACCGCTCGAATAGCTTTCGGATGACCAATTTGCTTTGCAATGTCACTGTAACTCACTGTTGAGCCAACGGGGATCGTACGCAATGCTTGCCATACCCGCTGCTGAAACGCAGTGCCGCGAATATCTAAAGGCAAGTTTAAGCCAAGTTCAGGCGCTTCAATAAACCCAATCACTTTCGCAACCAGTTGTTCAAATTGGCTATCGCCACCTATTAATTCAGCTTGAGGAAATTTATCTTCTAAGTCTTGTAACAGCTTTTCAGGATCATCCCCCAGTAAAATAGCGCAAACCCCCACTGTGCTTTGAGCTACCAAAACATGGCCTAACGAGCACATCGCCAATGCAAAATAAATGATTGAGCCATCGCCTCCCGCTTTCCAGGCTTTCGGCGTCATGCCTAAGCGTTCCGTTGCCGTTTCGTAAAATCGACTATTAGAACTGAATCCCGCATCATAAATAGCATCCGTAATACGTGGTTGTTGTTGTAACTGTTGCTGCAATTTGCCATGACGATGCGCATCCGCATACGCCTTCGGGGTTAGCCCTGTTTGCGCTTTAAATAAACGATGAAAATGATAACGACTGATCCCTACAACTGCGGCAAGTTCATCTAACTTCACCGTCGTATGACTCTGCTCAATATATCGACAAGCTTGGGCTATTTTTTCCTGATAAAACTGTTCAAGTTGAGCAGCCTCTTTACGACTACGTTTCCCCGCATGATAACCTTTGTCTATCGCTTGCTGTTCGTTATCAAAAAATTCGATATTATCTCGTTTGGGTAAACGCCCCGCCGCCGAGGGATGACAGTAAATTCTTGAGGTACGAACACCATAAACAAAATGACCATCCGCCGCTTTGTCACGGGCGACAATTGCTTGCCAACGCGCTTCATCACTTAACCATTTGTTTGTTGCTGTCATTGTCATACTCCAATCTGCCCTGTGTTACCGCCATTATTAAACTGATCAGGTGGCAACAAACTCCATCTCTTGCTTTTTAGTCCGATTAATCACACAGACAAGAAGCTGGCTGACAAACTTCTTTTCGTGAGTTTTGGCGTATTTTAAGCCATAAGGCGACAATACCGAGTAATGCGACTAAAGCTCCCATATAGCTTACCGTTGAATAATCGTAGCCAAATGATAATACGCTAGCACCAATCGCCGCACCAATGGCATTACCAAGATTAAATGCCCCCACATTCACAGAAGACGCTAAAGCTTGCGCTCCTTGTGCTGCTTTCATCACTAAGATTTGTAAAGGAGGCACCACACCAAAGCTAAAAATACTCCAAAATACTAGCCCAAACCCTGCACCGATCGTCGTTGTGCCAATAATAGGAAAGATTGCCATGCTGAGCGCTAACATACCAAAGAAAACAAATAATGTTCCATACAACGATTTGTCTGCAAATAATCCACCGAGATAATTTCCTACCGTAAACCCTATCCCAACAATAATTAACATAAAGGTAATCATTTGGTCAGATGCGTTAATAAACTGCATTAGCATTGGCGTGATATAGGTATACAAGGTAAACATAGCGCTTGCACCTAACACGGTACTCAGCATTCCTAGCATCACTTGAGGTTTGCGTAAAATACGTAATTCAGCGCGAACATGTATTGTTTGACCCGATAGATGGCGAGGTAACGCTAGGATCAAACTGATCAAGGTCATCAGCCCCAACCCTGATATGACAAAGAAAGCGGGCCGCCAACCAATCACTTGCGTCAGTTTGGTCATGAATGGTACTCCGCCTATATTTGCAATCGTCAATCCCATAAACATCGCCGCAATCGCACTGGCTTGTTTACTTGGAGGAACAACATTCGCCGCCACTAATGCCCCTAATCCAAAAAAGGCCCCATGATTTAAGCTAGTAACCAGCCGAGAAAGTGACAGCGTCACCAAATCAGGCGACATCGCGGATAACAGATTACCGAGCGTAAAGATGGACATAAGAAAAACGAGTGCATATTTAGGGGGATATTTAGCTAATACTAATGTCATGATAGGGGCTCCAACCATCACCCCCAATGCATAAATCATCACGATTGAGCCTACGGAAGGAATCGTCACGTTCAGGTTATCGGCGATATAAGGTAGCATTCCCATTGGCGAAAACTCAGTCACACCGATAGCAAATGCGCCTATTGATAATGCTAATAGTGCTGTATTGATCTTCATAGATTGACCTTACGAATAACTGTCTTATTTTATTGAATACATTAAAGATGCGTGATTTTTTCATATTGATGTGTCTTGAAAAAGCCATTAAGGTAAGAAAAACTTTTGTTGGAATTGCAAAAATGAAGATGACATTTGAAGAGTTACAAGTCTTTATCAGTGTCGTTGATTGCGGCTCTATGACAGCAGCTGCCGAACAGCTGAATATGACCATATCAACGGTAAGTAGGTTGCTTCTTCGACTAGAGGAAAAAATACAAACCACCCTAATTTACCGTACAACACGTAAGATCAAGCTCAGTGATGAAGGTTGTGCATTTTTGCAAAAAGCGCGAGAGATAGTTCAACTTGCTCAAGAAACCGAGGAAATGTTATCCGCACGTCAAACTATCCCTTCTGGAAAATTACGCGTTGATGCTTCGACTCCTTTTTTAACTCGAGTTATCGCGCCTTTGATGCCACTATTTAGTGAGCAATATCCACAAATTACGTTAGAAATTACCAATTTTGAAGGTGTCACTAATCTGCTAGAGAAAAAAACGGATGTCGCCTTTCGTATTGGTCAATTAAAAGACTCATCACTTAATGCAACATTAATTGGTTATAGTCAGAAACGGCTGTTGGCCAGCCCTGCTTATCTTAGCAAATACGGCATGCCCAACACGATTGATGATTTACATCACCATCGTTTATTAGGTTTTACCACACCGGAAACATTGAATATCTGGCCAATAAACAAAGCGGATGGCACGCCACTTAAAATAACGCCAGATATGTCAGCATCCAGCGGTGAAGTGTTATTTCAATTAGCGCTTCAAGGCTGTGGGATACTGCTTTCTTCTGATTTCGTGAGCCATGAAGCTCTCTCAACAGGTCAACTGGTTCAAGTATTAACAGAACAAACAGACAGAGTAAGGCAGCCCATTCATGCTGTTTATTATCGCAACCAAGCCGTTTCACCTAGGTTACGATGCTTTATTGATTTTGTGAAAAAACATGCTACACAAATTGAAGCAATCTAATGACATATCTCAGTCATAGCCATGATTTTTCCTAAAATGCGATAATGTCACGCCTGTGTGTCGCTTAAAATATCGGCATAAATAAGAGGTATCTTCAAAATTTAATAACACCGCCACTTCTTTGATTGATTTATTCCCAGACCCTAATAGCGCTTTGATCTCCAGTATAACTTGTCTATCTATCAATGCTTTAGGAGTATCATTAAAAAAACTCTTGGTTATCTGTGATAAATAAAAGGGGGTTACTGCTAATTTTTGTGCATAAAACTGTACTTCTCTGTGCACTTTGCAATACTGAGTAATCATGTCCCAAAAACGCCAACACAGCTGCTCTT of the Providencia stuartii genome contains:
- a CDS encoding PLP-dependent aminotransferase family protein, producing the protein MLLYKQIAQTLQEKIYRGDFLSGEKLPSVREIGREHAVSLTTAQLAYRELEKMQLIYAVPKSGYFVIPNKNEALLPKAVNYIQKPVQIAQWNPTIDFLRVEQRDNVTSLSCAVPNIESKTLEPLWQEINMISRRKNSLVLEYDCLQGLLALREQIHSISTHKPSFTPDDIVTTTSGHQSISLSIQACTQGNDVIAIESPAFPGLLQTLYGLGRKIIEIPTDPQTGIKLKRVQEAFHHWPVKAIVVTPTCNNPMGCSMPDTHKQQLLALANQYGVTIIENDVLAGLAYEYPRPATIQSFDSEGRVILCSSFSKTIAPGVRTGWVIPGKYKEKVMHLKYLSHCSGEIFMQQVVANFLREGHYFPHLRSMRQHYEALQSQYRELVESYFPPMTRISRPQGGFSLWIEHPPVDNRKLMDVLNRNKVIVLTGEHFSSAGCFTHHLRINYALPLIPRRRNGLKILGETLKLASL
- a CDS encoding Crp/Fnr family transcriptional regulator translates to MMDETPFRELWLKFSEQELLPDVDWLFRHAPPSVKNTFCTIHLQEGYKLIHQGTDNKYTYIIIEGEFVVNKLADNGKELALTFCYKGEFLGEMEALCQQTGYRYDVIALTDARVIRIPSDSFLVWLSQDHRLSILLNRQLAKRSLINGEQRLMTAVDSIEKNLLYILTQLSSHQIRLPRETLAAILGTSRRHLDKVLFKLKEQGVIQQEGPIILLSSR
- a CDS encoding NupC/NupG family nucleoside CNT transporter — its product is MSILNSLLGIAVILLVAYLCSNNRRRISLRLVSIALLMQFTFAFCMLYLPIGKQVMMWMADKVTALLDYTQIGTQFLLGGLATDKMFDLLGADGFIFVFKVLPVLVFLSALSALLFHVGIMQKLIILIGGALHRLLGTSRAESMSSAANIFLGVTEAPLVIRPYLKYLSSSEFFTILVGGIASIAGTVLLGYAQYGVKIEYLLAASFMSAPAGLLFAKLFYPETKENSDKHTSANSMKEEKSEYRNSIDAVTQGASVGVSMALNIAGMLLALLAIIAMFDGIMMWATSFTGHEISLTQLIGWLFSPVAWLLGVDWTEAQFAGQLLGQKVLFNEFIAYANLQPYLDGSILPATGEALSVKTQVILSFALCGFTNIGTIGIAIGGIGAMCPERRGELTSIAFKAFGAAILANLMNGAIAGLILG
- a CDS encoding adenosylhomocysteinase; its protein translation is MVTSIYKDLSLAPSGEQKIAWVRAHMPLLRALEARFSEEKPFAGKRIALSIHLEAKTAYLAQVFAAGGAKVSVTGSNPMSTKDDIVAALVKNGINTFAIHGASGEEYQQFVKETLACEPHIVIDDGGDLVHELHSVYPEYANHVIGACEETTTGVLRAIAREKSHELNFPVISINGAQSKHLFDNRYGTGQSTFDGIMRTTNLVIAGKKVVVAGYGWCGKGCAMRAKGLGAEVIITEIDPIKALEAKMDGFEVMTMEAASPLGDIFVTATGCCDVLTEAHFSLMKEGAIISNTGHFEDEIDLKGLQALSVSTYEARQNIDAYCLKNGRTVYLLGRGALVNIACADGHPAEIMDMSFALQALGAEYLLKHDLDKKVYAVSDEIDSEVARLKLQDMGVTFDALSDRQYQYLNAFELK
- the ada gene encoding bifunctional DNA-binding transcriptional regulator/O6-methylguanine-DNA methyltransferase Ada, whose protein sequence is MTATNKWLSDEARWQAIVARDKAADGHFVYGVRTSRIYCHPSAAGRLPKRDNIEFFDNEQQAIDKGYHAGKRSRKEAAQLEQFYQEKIAQACRYIEQSHTTVKLDELAAVVGISRYHFHRLFKAQTGLTPKAYADAHRHGKLQQQLQQQPRITDAIYDAGFSSNSRFYETATERLGMTPKAWKAGGDGSIIYFALAMCSLGHVLVAQSTVGVCAILLGDDPEKLLQDLEDKFPQAELIGGDSQFEQLVAKVIGFIEAPELGLNLPLDIRGTAFQQRVWQALRTIPVGSTVSYSDIAKQIGHPKAIRAVAGACAANMLAVAIPCHRVVRTDGSLSGYRWGIERKRSLLNKEAIKK
- a CDS encoding MFS transporter, with translation MKINTALLALSIGAFAIGVTEFSPMGMLPYIADNLNVTIPSVGSIVMIYALGVMVGAPIMTLVLAKYPPKYALVFLMSIFTLGNLLSAMSPDLVTLSLSRLVTSLNHGAFFGLGALVAANVVPPSKQASAIAAMFMGLTIANIGGVPFMTKLTQVIGWRPAFFVISGLGLMTLISLILALPRHLSGQTIHVRAELRILRKPQVMLGMLSTVLGASAMFTLYTYITPMLMQFINASDQMITFMLIIVGIGFTVGNYLGGLFADKSLYGTLFVFFGMLALSMAIFPIIGTTTIGAGFGLVFWSIFSFGVVPPLQILVMKAAQGAQALASSVNVGAFNLGNAIGAAIGASVLSFGYDYSTVSYMGALVALLGIVALWLKIRQNSRKEVCQPASCLCD
- a CDS encoding LysR family transcriptional regulator, with protein sequence MKMTFEELQVFISVVDCGSMTAAAEQLNMTISTVSRLLLRLEEKIQTTLIYRTTRKIKLSDEGCAFLQKAREIVQLAQETEEMLSARQTIPSGKLRVDASTPFLTRVIAPLMPLFSEQYPQITLEITNFEGVTNLLEKKTDVAFRIGQLKDSSLNATLIGYSQKRLLASPAYLSKYGMPNTIDDLHHHRLLGFTTPETLNIWPINKADGTPLKITPDMSASSGEVLFQLALQGCGILLSSDFVSHEALSTGQLVQVLTEQTDRVRQPIHAVYYRNQAVSPRLRCFIDFVKKHATQIEAI